The bacterium genome includes a window with the following:
- a CDS encoding ribonuclease HII, which produces MRSPNKRAKKKFKRRKRRKARRNQVLALPDKSLWIKHNYIAGCDEAGRGPLAGPVVAAAVILPRNFEDPEIDDSKKLTAVQREKLFKVIIHSAVSYAFGIVDHETIDRINILNATKKAMYQAVISLSPVPEVVLIDAVKIPDLPAGYEQMSLIKGDTLSISIAAASILAKVHRDAIMRKYHEKYPQYHFDQHKGYPTRLHRSCIQKHGPCPIHRMTFKLL; this is translated from the coding sequence CTGAGAAGCCCGAACAAAAGGGCAAAGAAAAAATTCAAGAGAAGGAAAAGGAGAAAGGCAAGGAGAAACCAGGTGCTGGCGCTCCCGGACAAAAGCCTATGGATAAAGCATAATTACATTGCCGGCTGCGATGAGGCAGGACGAGGACCGCTTGCCGGACCGGTCGTAGCCGCAGCTGTAATACTTCCCAGAAATTTCGAAGATCCAGAAATCGACGATTCCAAAAAACTGACCGCTGTACAGCGTGAAAAGCTGTTCAAAGTCATTATCCACTCGGCAGTTTCGTACGCGTTCGGCATAGTTGACCACGAAACCATCGATCGCATCAACATTCTAAATGCCACGAAAAAAGCCATGTACCAGGCGGTCATCAGTCTGTCGCCGGTACCGGAGGTCGTGCTCATCGATGCGGTCAAGATCCCGGATCTGCCCGCGGGGTACGAGCAGATGTCCCTGATTAAAGGTGACACCCTGAGCATATCGATCGCGGCCGCTTCGATCCTGGCCAAAGTCCACCGGGACGCCATTATGCGTAAGTACCATGAAAAATACCCCCAGTACCATTTTGACCAGCACAAAGGATATCCGACCAGGCTGCACCGTTCGTGCATTCAAAAACACGGCCCCTGCCCGATCCATCGGATGACGTTTAAATTACTTTAA
- a CDS encoding YraN family protein: MIGLNRKKIGDRGELLARKFFTDKSYIVVARNFRCRYGEIDLVLRKDKSFRFVEVKFRRSMEYGLPQESVIRKKQRRIRNAATYWLRLRHVSVMNTDCDFHFDVLAISESSRGKIEYELIEDAF; this comes from the coding sequence ATGATCGGATTAAACCGTAAGAAAATCGGTGACCGCGGGGAACTACTCGCCCGCAAGTTCTTCACGGACAAAAGCTACATCGTGGTCGCCCGCAATTTCCGCTGCCGCTACGGCGAGATCGACCTTGTTCTGAGAAAGGACAAATCCTTCAGGTTCGTCGAGGTGAAATTCCGGCGGTCCATGGAATATGGCCTGCCCCAGGAGTCGGTAATCCGGAAAAAACAGCGGCGGATCCGCAATGCGGCGACGTACTGGCTGCGTCTGCGCCATGTTTCGGTCATGAACACCGACTGCGATTTCCATTTTGACGTCCTGGCGATATCCGAGTCGTCCCGGGGCAAGATCGAGTACGAGCTCATCGAAGACGCCTTTTGA
- a CDS encoding adenylate/guanylate cyclase domain-containing protein: MKCPQCGVENPAQNKFCGECGFNLKATAAVDRMNIIKKDIPDALVKKILGVKDTIEKERRNVTVIFADISGFTTMSEKLDPEELTALMNECFRKLSMMVYRYEGIIDKFIGDCIMAIFGAPVTHEDDPERAVLAGLDLQTAINEINARLETQTGKTFKKLEIHTGINSGEVIAGKVGSDLQMDYTVMGDTVNVAQRLKDIATPGTIVVGPETFRRTRHAFDYMSSEPVQLKGKAESINPYEVIGRKWGSEFGSSTVHSDLIGRDKELNKLKEGYTELIKNKPRNFLIKGEIGVGKSRLLYEFRKYLSITAPDIVLLEDRGVSYESSIPLKSFYDCFTRYFLSDEMKITEASKDKIIAKINDLLGADAPDIAPYLYKLLNIELCKDDQEKIIHLDSHSLQLQIFLAVATLVEKLAEKKRVIFIFDDLQWSDLTSNELISFLLSMVKKGSVSFYLSYRSGEPENLKKIFETLKNELADHTTEITLNNLGPEDSARLVGNLAGTTISEDLKKQIIEKSGGNPFFIEEIVRNMLETGTKTPAGRSDGPEVHGRDKSRIQVPGSIESAVTSRLDALSKEAKHIIKTASIIGRFFPLRLLEEVIKEKEIYRHVEELENGEFLIKVNHKNMIYYSFRHPIFQEVTYHSLLKSERAIYHKVIADTVETQFNGKDDIEGYNATLAYHFLNCQDLPKALEYSVKAGNEAAAIFASDEAFKYYSQGLAIAENNADKVAILEKMCELEHLTGRIDDAYKHVNEALEWAKDPETIAHLTGMKGKLIADMGKLDDGLAMMKQALSGYRDQNNINYLHLSFYLADLLLERKADLAQAAELIDSAIAIAQRINDTKSIGHGLRMKGQIVWRKGDSNSSMKLLKEAEQTYLSVDSKNDLASLYVLMGVVSRSMGNIPTAIDHLEKSIDIAARIGSKKLQAIAHNNLGIYYNLLGDIKSGLASHEKNLALRNEIGDERGAAIAYGNIGIIYNQTGDWDKALEYYHKAQDILERVNDLRGQINNMLSFSPLMMAMNEIDQARELHKKVLAMAEATHDDLLIYTVKEHISTDLLLADDVDQALAIIDGIKENVLKLGNKALVTDLKLQYALILSLKGSPEALIAAQEAFRLATESKTKEHEIHGLRILGKTQVMTGQDKDIVEGLMNIKRAISIASEIGYIPDIADSQLALAEALIACKKEKQALEYLNQAKEIYTRLKSKIKLKKIENLLKTIQK; this comes from the coding sequence GTGAAGTGTCCCCAATGCGGCGTTGAAAATCCCGCGCAGAATAAATTCTGCGGCGAGTGCGGTTTCAACCTGAAAGCGACCGCCGCGGTCGACCGCATGAACATCATCAAAAAAGACATCCCCGACGCGCTGGTAAAAAAGATCCTGGGCGTGAAGGACACCATTGAAAAGGAGCGTCGTAATGTCACGGTCATCTTCGCCGACATCTCGGGGTTCACGACGATGTCGGAAAAGCTGGATCCCGAGGAGCTCACCGCGCTAATGAACGAGTGTTTCCGCAAGCTGTCCATGATGGTCTACCGCTACGAAGGCATCATCGATAAATTTATCGGCGACTGCATCATGGCGATCTTCGGCGCGCCGGTCACGCACGAGGACGACCCGGAACGGGCGGTACTGGCCGGTCTCGATCTGCAGACCGCTATCAACGAGATCAACGCACGTCTGGAAACCCAGACCGGCAAAACATTCAAGAAACTGGAGATCCATACCGGGATCAACTCGGGCGAGGTTATCGCCGGCAAAGTCGGGTCCGACCTCCAGATGGATTATACGGTCATGGGCGACACGGTCAATGTCGCCCAGAGGCTCAAGGATATCGCTACGCCGGGAACGATCGTCGTCGGTCCCGAGACCTTCCGCCGGACCCGTCACGCCTTCGATTACATGAGTTCTGAGCCGGTCCAGTTGAAGGGCAAGGCGGAAAGTATTAATCCCTACGAGGTCATCGGTCGAAAATGGGGTTCCGAATTCGGATCCAGCACGGTACATTCGGATCTGATCGGCCGGGACAAGGAGTTAAACAAACTCAAGGAAGGATATACGGAACTGATCAAAAACAAACCGCGAAACTTTCTTATCAAAGGCGAGATCGGCGTCGGCAAATCCCGGCTTTTGTATGAATTCAGGAAATACCTGTCGATCACGGCCCCGGATATCGTGTTGCTTGAAGACCGCGGTGTATCCTATGAAAGCTCGATCCCCCTCAAATCATTCTATGATTGTTTCACCCGTTATTTTCTCAGTGATGAGATGAAAATAACCGAGGCGTCAAAGGACAAGATCATCGCGAAGATCAACGACCTCCTGGGTGCGGATGCCCCCGATATAGCGCCATACCTTTACAAACTGCTCAATATCGAACTCTGCAAGGACGACCAGGAAAAGATCATCCACCTGGACAGCCATTCACTGCAGCTGCAGATATTCCTGGCCGTGGCAACTCTCGTCGAGAAGCTTGCCGAGAAAAAAAGAGTGATCTTTATATTCGACGATCTGCAATGGTCAGACCTGACATCCAATGAGCTCATCAGTTTCCTGCTGTCGATGGTAAAGAAAGGAAGTGTTTCTTTCTACCTCAGCTACCGCAGCGGCGAGCCGGAAAATCTCAAGAAGATCTTTGAGACGCTAAAAAACGAGCTTGCTGATCACACGACCGAGATAACGCTCAACAACCTTGGTCCTGAAGACAGCGCGCGGCTCGTCGGTAACCTTGCGGGAACAACGATCTCAGAAGATCTAAAAAAGCAGATCATTGAGAAAAGCGGCGGTAATCCATTTTTTATCGAGGAGATCGTCCGGAATATGCTCGAAACCGGCACAAAAACACCTGCGGGCAGATCGGATGGACCTGAGGTTCATGGCCGTGACAAAAGCAGGATCCAGGTCCCGGGTTCTATAGAGTCGGCTGTCACATCAAGGCTTGACGCGCTGAGCAAGGAAGCCAAACACATCATCAAAACCGCATCGATCATCGGCCGGTTCTTTCCCTTAAGGCTATTAGAAGAGGTTATCAAGGAAAAGGAAATCTACCGGCATGTCGAAGAACTGGAAAACGGTGAATTTTTGATCAAGGTCAACCATAAAAATATGATCTATTATTCGTTCCGGCATCCGATCTTTCAAGAAGTCACTTATCACAGCCTGCTGAAGAGCGAGCGGGCGATCTATCATAAAGTCATTGCGGATACGGTCGAGACGCAGTTTAATGGTAAAGATGATATTGAAGGATACAACGCGACCCTGGCGTATCATTTCTTGAACTGCCAGGATCTGCCGAAAGCTCTTGAGTATTCGGTGAAAGCCGGCAATGAAGCCGCTGCCATTTTTGCCAGTGATGAAGCTTTCAAGTATTACAGCCAGGGATTGGCGATCGCTGAAAACAATGCCGACAAAGTTGCGATCCTTGAAAAAATGTGCGAACTGGAACATCTCACGGGCAGGATCGACGACGCGTATAAACACGTGAACGAAGCCCTGGAATGGGCCAAAGACCCTGAAACCATAGCCCATCTTACCGGCATGAAAGGCAAGCTGATAGCGGATATGGGAAAGCTGGATGATGGTCTAGCCATGATGAAACAGGCGCTGTCCGGGTACCGCGACCAGAACAACATCAATTATCTGCACCTGTCCTTTTATCTTGCTGATCTGTTACTGGAAAGGAAAGCGGACCTGGCTCAGGCTGCGGAGCTGATCGATAGCGCGATCGCCATTGCTCAACGGATCAACGACACCAAATCTATCGGCCACGGTCTCCGCATGAAAGGACAGATCGTGTGGCGCAAAGGTGACAGCAATTCATCAATGAAACTGCTCAAGGAAGCGGAACAGACCTATCTGTCCGTCGACAGCAAGAACGACCTTGCATCGCTGTACGTGCTTATGGGCGTGGTCTCGCGGTCCATGGGCAACATCCCCACGGCGATCGATCATCTAGAGAAATCCATTGATATTGCGGCGCGCATCGGCAGCAAGAAACTGCAGGCGATCGCGCACAATAATCTGGGCATTTATTATAATCTTCTCGGCGATATTAAAAGCGGGCTTGCCAGCCATGAAAAAAATCTCGCGCTGAGGAATGAGATCGGCGATGAACGCGGCGCCGCGATCGCGTACGGCAATATCGGTATAATCTACAACCAGACCGGGGACTGGGATAAAGCCCTGGAATACTACCACAAAGCGCAGGATATCCTGGAAAGAGTCAATGATCTGCGGGGACAGATAAACAACATGCTCTCATTCAGTCCCTTGATGATGGCAATGAATGAAATCGACCAGGCGCGCGAACTTCATAAAAAAGTGCTGGCGATGGCCGAAGCCACGCATGACGACCTGCTGATCTATACGGTAAAAGAGCATATATCGACCGACCTGCTCCTTGCCGACGACGTCGATCAAGCCCTGGCGATCATCGATGGCATTAAGGAAAATGTCCTCAAACTCGGAAACAAAGCCCTGGTCACCGATCTCAAGCTGCAATACGCGCTCATCCTTTCGCTTAAAGGCAGCCCTGAAGCCCTGATCGCGGCGCAGGAAGCTTTTAGGCTCGCGACCGAATCAAAAACCAAGGAGCACGAGATCCATGGCTTGCGGATCCTTGGCAAGACGCAGGTAATGACCGGTCAGGATAAAGATATAGTGGAAGGTCTGATGAACATCAAACGGGCGATCAGCATCGCCAGCGAGATCGGGTATATCCCGGACATCGCTGACAGCCAGCTGGCGCTCGCCGAAGCGCTCATTGCATGCAAGAAAGAAAAACAGGCGCTTGAATATTTAAACCAGGCAAAGGAGATATACACGCGGTTGAAGAGTAAAATAAAGCTTAAAAAAATCGAAAATTTGCTGAAGACGATCCAGAAATAA
- the rplS gene encoding 50S ribosomal protein L19 has product MTKTAKTATFRPGDLIRVYIKIVEGDKTRIAPFQGVVIATKGSGISKTFTVRKVSAGIGIERIFPFHSPMIQKIELKKAGKVRRAKLTYLRQKKARKMKTAETTGAETTEVKTEAAETVASGKPTEKPPEKPAEKPEQKGKEKIQEKEKEKGKEKPGAGAPGQKPMDKA; this is encoded by the coding sequence ATGACAAAGACAGCTAAGACCGCAACGTTTAGACCGGGTGACCTGATCCGGGTATATATCAAGATCGTTGAAGGCGACAAAACAAGGATCGCGCCGTTCCAAGGCGTGGTGATCGCCACTAAAGGAAGCGGTATCAGTAAGACATTTACCGTTAGAAAAGTATCGGCGGGTATCGGTATCGAGCGCATTTTCCCCTTTCACTCACCGATGATCCAGAAAATTGAACTAAAGAAAGCCGGCAAGGTGCGGCGTGCGAAATTGACGTACCTGCGTCAGAAAAAGGCCAGAAAGATGAAAACTGCGGAAACAACTGGCGCGGAGACAACAGAGGTAAAGACCGAGGCTGCGGAAACGGTTGCCAGTGGAAAGCCGACAGAAAAACCGCCTGAGAAGCCAGCTGAGAAGCCCGAACAAAAGGGCAAAGAAAAAATTCAAGAGAAGGAAAAGGAGAAAGGCAAGGAGAAACCAGGTGCTGGCGCTCCCGGACAAAAGCCTATGGATAAAGCATAA